CCCTCCTCGTCTCGCTACGGGAAACCGCTGGATGCTCAGGCGGTGACGTACCGGTTGACCGGGACCGGCAGGCCGAGACGCTCGCGCAGCGTCAGCCCCGGCGGTGTCTCCGGTACCAGCGGGGCCAGCAGCGGCAGGTCGACGGCCTGCTCGGCCGGCAGCAGGCGCACGCCGTCGACCGAGCGGTGCAGGTCGGCGAGCAGGTCGCCCAGGGCCTGGACCGAGCCCACGTGCCGCAGCCGGTCGCTCGTCCAGGGGACGCCGTCGTCGAGGCGGGCCAGGCGCTCGCCCGCCGGCTCACGGGGCGTGTCGAGGACGACCTCCAGATCGGCGAACACCAGCTGCTCGCGCCCGGAACGGCGTGGTTCGCGAGTCAGGACGACATCGGCGTGCTCGTCCACCCCGAGGTGCTCGGGCGCGATCACGACGACCTGCCCCTGCGGGGGCCGGGGCGTGATGAGCGGCCCCTTCACGCTGAAGGTGGCTCCGGTGAAGTCGATGTGGTGAACGCGCGCGGCATCGAGGTAGCGGCCGGTGGTCACCTCGCGGATCACGGCGTCGTCCTCCCAGGAGTCCCACAACGACCGCGCCGTGACGATGACGTCCGCGACTTCGTCGCGGTGGGCGTCCTCGGGCAGTGCGGCTGCACCGACCGTGGCGAGGGCCGCCGGGTCACTGGCCGCCCCGACCAGCCAGGCGGCCCGGCCGTGACTCGCATGGTCCAGGCTGGCCAGCTGGGTGGCCAGGTGGAACGGCTCGGTGACGCTGGTGTGCAGCACCGGGGCAAGGCCGATCCGGCCGGTCACGGTGGACGCGAACGCGGCCCGGGTGCCCGCCTCCAGCCGGGCGGTGACCGCACCCGGTGGCGGGACCGGGGCGTCGTCGAAGGTGGCCAGCACGAAACCGATGTCCTCGGCCAGGTGGACGGCCTGGCGCAGCGCGACGGCCGAGAACCCTCCGTCGGCGGCCGGGTGGGCACCGCCGCCGTCGAGGTCGACGGCCAGGAAGAGGGGACGTCCGTGGGTCATCGCTTCTTCCTCCTCCCGACGCCCCGAACGTCCCGGGCGTCCTGGCTGTCGGGTGCATCGAGAGGGCTGTGCGGCCGGGCGCCCCGCCGCTCGGCGACGTCCGCGGTGACCGCCCGCATCACGTCACCGGACCCGAAGAGGGCAATGTCCTCGTCGTACCCGAGGTACGCGGACGGCACGCTCACGACGGGCTTCCTGCGCCAGGAGCTCACCGGGTGCCCCGGTGCACGACGTCTTCCAGCGGGCGGCGGTCCGGCGGCACCGGCGCGACCGGCTGATCGGTGTAGCTGTGGACGTTGCGCCGTGGGGTCAGCGCTTCCCAGGTCTCGGCCATGCGGGTTATTGTCTATCGAATTAATAGAGTTTGCTAGAGGGAGGACGCCTTGGCGTCACCGGTTTCCGAGATCACCGAACTCATCGGCGACACGCCCCTTCTCGAGCTCCGTCGCTCCACGGCCCGACGCGGGCCGGGCGCCTAGGTACTGGCCGAGCCGCAGACGCACAACCCGGTCGGCTCGGTGAAGGACCGCATCGCCTGGGCCGTCATCCGCGACGCCGAGGAACGGGGCGTGCTCGCGGCGGGCGGCTCGATCGTCGACCTCAGCAGCGGCAACACCGGTATCGGACGGCGTGGTCGACGAGTACGTCGCCCTGGAGACCACCGACGCGTTCGTCACCTCCCGGACCCCTTGCCCTGTGCGCATTTTCGTCACCCGGGCAAAGGTCCTCCCGGTCATCAGAGGTACGGTGCAAGGATCCCGACCAGTCCTGTCAGGAATACCGTCGGCCCCCGAGCCGCTGATCCGGCATGTCTGATTCCCTGGTCCTCGGCGTGCTCGCCCGGATTTATGTCGACGACCTCGACCTGGCCCTGCCTCTCTACCGAAGTCTCTCGGGCGGCGCCGAACCGCACCGCTTCACCTTCCGCGACCTGAGCCTGGCCCTGGTCGGTCAGTTCCTGCTCATCCAGGGCGCCGACGACGAGATTCGTTCGCGCGCCGCCACGGTGAGCGTTCGCGACGTCGAGGCCGTGGCCCGGGCTGCGCGGCGTCACCGCGTCGCTGGCCGGCAGCTCCTGCTCACCATGGCGCACCGGGAGTCCGAGCGGGCCAGGCCGCAGCCCTGTTCGCCGTCACCAACATCGACGACATCCTCATCCTGGCTCTGTTCTTCGCCCAGGGCCCCGGCCGGGTGCGGGCGATCGCCCTGGGCCAGTACCTCGGGTTCGCCGGCATCCTGGCCGCCGCGGTGGCGGCCTCGGCCGGGGCCGGGTTCCTGCCGGACGACGCCGTCCCCTACCTCGGGCTGCTGCCTCTGGCCCTCGGCGTCCGGGCCGCGGTGCAGGGCTGGCGGCACCGCCACGACCCGGACGAGGAGCGGGAGAACTCCGGCGGCGGCCCCGGAAGCCTGGAGGTCGCGGGCGTCACCTTCGCCAACGGTGGTGACAACATCGGCGTCTACGTGCCGGTTTTCGCCACCGCGGGCGTCGGCGGCACGAGCGTGTACATCGCCGTGTTCCTGGTGCTGGTGGCCGTCTGGATCGCCGCGGGCCGCTGGTTCGCGACCCGGCCCGCCGTCGCCGCCGCCCTGTCCCGGTGGGGC
This genomic stretch from Kineosporia corallincola harbors:
- a CDS encoding LLM class flavin-dependent oxidoreductase, giving the protein MTHGRPLFLAVDLDGGGAHPAADGGFSAVALRQAVHLAEDIGFVLATFDDAPVPPPGAVTARLEAGTRAAFASTVTGRIGLAPVLHTSVTEPFHLATQLASLDHASHGRAAWLVGAASDPAALATVGAAALPEDAHRDEVADVIVTARSLWDSWEDDAVIREVTTGRYLDAARVHHIDFTGATFSVKGPLITPRPPQGQVVVIAPEHLGVDEHADVVLTREPRRSGREQLVFADLEVVLDTPREPAGERLARLDDGVPWTSDRLRHVGSVQALGDLLADLHRSVDGVRLLPAEQAVDLPLLAPLVPETPPGLTLRERLGLPVPVNRYVTA
- a CDS encoding cadmium resistance transporter, whose translation is MFAVTNIDDILILALFFAQGPGRVRAIALGQYLGFAGILAAAVAASAGAGFLPDDAVPYLGLLPLALGVRAAVQGWRHRHDPDEERENSGGGPGSLEVAGVTFANGGDNIGVYVPVFATAGVGGTSVYIAVFLVLVAVWIAAGRWFATRPAVAAALSRWGHLLLPLVLIGIGLLILVEGGAFGL